TCGGTTTCTCTACGCGGGATTCGGGCCGGCTGGGATCGCTCCGGTTGGGTCTTCGATTCCGTCCGCCGCGCCGCCACGCGACAGCACTGAGCAGGAGGGGGGCAGTCATGGCCCGACGTCGGACCGCCGAGGCCCTCCCGGTTCCTCATGGTCAGCTTCCCGTCGTCGAGCGGGTGCTTGAGAATGGGATGCGCGTGCTCGTGCTTCCCCGTCCCAGCGCGGCGGTCGTCGTCTGCGACCTGTACTACCCGGTCGGCTCGGTCGATGAACCGACGGGCAAATCCGGCCTCGCTCACTTTGTCGAGCACATGCTGTTCAAAGGGACCGAGCGATTCCCCAAAGGACTGCTCGACCGCCTTACGTTCGTTTCGGCCGGTGAGGTCAACGCCGAGACCGACGAGGATTGCACTCACTACTGGTTCCGCTTCCCGAGAGACCGCTGGGAACTGGCCCTCGAACTTGAAGCCGACCGCATGCGAGGGGCCCTGTTCGATCCGTCCGAGATCGAATCGGAACGCCACGTTATCCAGGAGGAACGCGCCCGAGAGTTGGATTCCCCCTCGGGGAGGCTCGACGAGCAGTTCCTCCTCCACTGCTACCACGATCACCCCTACCGCAACCCCATCCTTGGCTGGCCCGAAGACCTGGCGGCGATCTCGATCGACGACCTTCGCTCCTTCTACGACCAGCACTATCGGCCCGATGGGGCCGTACTCGTCCTGGCCGGCGACCTGAAGCCTGATCGCGTCTTCGACGCCGTGCTCCGCTGTTTTGGGTCGATTCCCGCCGGCCGCCTGATCCGCCCGAATGTTCCCGAGGTCCAGTCCTCACAGGTCGATCGACGACGCTTCGAACTGGTCGAGCCTGATGCCATCGCCCGAGGCCTGATCGGCTGGCACACCGTTCCCCGAGGCCACGCGGACGCCCCAGCCCTGGGGGTCCTGGCCGACCTCCTGACCTGTGGGCGCCGCTCCCGACTCTGGGATACGCTGGTCGAGACCGGCCAGATGTCCACCTATGTCGATGCGATGCACGACCCGGCCCACCTGGCCGGGCAACTGGTGGTGCAAATCGAGGCGGTTCCCGGTGTCGATCCGAAGCGCATCGAGGGCGTCGTCCGCCGCGAACTCGACCGACTGACCACCGAAGGGCCGACCCCGGAGGAGCTACTCCGTTCCCGACGCCGCCTTGAAGCCGCCTGGCGATGGCAGCAGGACGACCTTCCCGGTCTGGTCGTCGGCCTGGGAGTGACGGCTCTCTGGGGACGCTGGACCGACTGGCTCGAAGCGCATCGCGCTGCCCTGGCCGTCTCAGCCGACGACATCCGCCGCGTGGCTTCGACCTACCTTGCGGAAACACGCGAGACGGTCGGCTGGGCACTTCCGCGAGCGGGCCGATCGACCCTTGCCATGCTCCCTTCGCCCCCTCCGATGACGCCGGCGTCTCCTCCGATCGCCTCTCCCGCGGCCGACAGGTGCTCATGCCCGATCTCCGAGCTTCCACTCGCCGTAGCGGCCGGATCGGCCCCGACCTTGCCGAACTATCGGCCGCGATCCCGGTTCCTCGACAACGGGCTTCGGATCATCACGGAACGACATCCCGGCGCGGGGGTCGTCGCCCTGGAACTGTTCATTGATGCCGATTCCACCCGCGAAGCCGTCCCCGGCGCGGCCTATCTGACCGGCCGATTGCTCGAAGAAGGAACCGCCCGCCACTCGGCCGAACAACTGGCCGAAGCGGTTGAGGACGTCGGCGCGGTCCTCGACGCCGGCTCCACCGGGGCCTCGCTTCAGATTCGAGCCGAGGATCTTGCCCTCGGCGTTGAGGTCCTGGCCGACCTTGTCCGCCGCCCGACCTTCCCCGACGACGCCGTGGATTGGGCCCGACGCCGAACCATTGCCGAACTGAGGGGCGACCGCGACGACCCGGCGTTCCGCGCCGACTTGATTTTTCGGGGCCTCGTCTACGGCGATCACCCCTACGCCCGAGATCCTCGAGGCACCCCTCGGCAGCTCTCCGCGCTCACGCGTGCCGACGTGCTGGCGCATCATCGCCAGTTCTTCGCGCCGGACAACGCTGTGATGGTGGTGGTGGGGGATTATGATCCCCGAGCCCTTCGAACGTTGCTGGCTCGCCATTTCGGCGACTGGACGCCGACCGGAATCCCGGCGGCGTCGGTCCCATTCCCGGTCCGATCCCACCGCCCCCGGCTGCGTCGGGTCGACCATCCGGGAGAACAGGTGCATTTGATGATCGGTCACCTGGGCGTGCAACGGTGCCACCCCGATTTCGAGACCCTGGCGGTGCTCGACCATATTTTCGGCTCCGGTCCCGGCTTTACCGACCGTTTGAATGCGACCCTGCGCGACGATTTGGGCCTGGCCTACCACGTCTCGGGAGGCATGACCGACTCGGCCGATCGCGCCCCCGGATTGTTCCGGGTCTACGTCGGCACCGGTCCGGCCGAGGCCGACCTGGCCACTGCTGCCGTCCTCGATCAGATCCGAGCCCTCCACACCGGGGCTTTCAGCGACGACGAGGTGGCTCAGGCCATTCACTACCTTCGCGGCTCGTGGGTCTTTGACTACCAGTCCGTCAACCAACGCTCCGAACGCCTTGTCGATCTGGCCTACTACGGCTTGCCGCTCGACACTCCGATTCGCCTCCCCGCCCGCCTGGCTCGAATCACACCCGATGCCGTCCGCCGCGCCGCTCGCTCCCACATCGACCCGACCGCCCTGACCCGGGTGGAGTACGGTCCCATCCGCGGGCGAGGCCGATCCGATCGCTCTGAATGTGCCTGAACGAACAGACGTCCGAATCCAAAACGCAAAATCAAAATTCAGACGCGCTCGCTTGTTAAAAAGTTTCAATCAAACGTTTTAAAATTCAAATTTTCAAAGTCAGCGAATCCATGAACCCTTCCGTTCGGCAAGCAATTCCCGCCTTGCCCGCCGAGGATCAGATCGGAGGGCAAGGGGGTAAGGTTTGGTGGTATCCAATCGACCGCTCCACGCGAGGGGGATCGCGTGAGGAACCGATCCGCGCTCTGGCTGCCTGTCATCTCTCGGAGTTCGAGATCTCAGAGCGCGATCGTCGGTCAGGGGAGCACGAGATCGACCAGTTCCACCGTGCTGGTCGACGGGAAGCCCTCGATCCGTTTGATCGACTTGACGAGCAGACCGGGGACCTCGCTGGAGTACCAGGTCCGAAGGAGCATCGGACCGGCCTCGGCCTGCCCGACGGTGTCGTACCAACGGGTCTTGAACTCCCGGCCGGCAAGCTGGAGCGTCTCCTCCCCCTGATCGGTCGCGTCGGCCGGGATGCCGAGGTCTTCCGCCTTCACCCCCGGACGCAAGGCCACCCAGCGCCGATAGCGGAAGACCTGGATGAACTCCTCCCCTTCAGAGTCGACATAGGTTTGCTCCACGCGGGCCACGTCGTCGTCGATCGACTGCAAGGTCAGGATCGTTCGCGATTCCACCGAACTCCCATCCGAGCCAACCGAAACGGTTTTCTGGATCATTCGCGTCCCGACCGGCACCTGAGCCCAGCTATTGTAAACCGGCGATTCGGCCGTCTGGGCCTGGGATGCCGCACCAATCAAGGCACTGATGAGGACGGAAGACACCACAACTCGCAGGTTGATCACGGCAAGAACTCCGATCGTATGGAGGAGAGGTTCTGGAAGGGATTGATCGTGAATCCAGGGAGAATACCAGGGAAAACGTTCTTGTCCAGCAAGTTCAACGAAACTTCATATCAAATTTTTGTGGCAAGAAGGGGGCGGTTCCCGGGATGGGGAAGAAAAGCCAAGTTTAATGAAAAGTTCATGGCTGGCACATCGAGTTGAAATAGATCTGGCCTATAACGGGAACTCCTCCCGAACTTCGGCCTGCAAAGGCATTCCCTCCCTCCTTTGGAGCGTTCACTCGTGCGTTGCCTTCATCGACGTTCCCCTCAGCGAGATGCCTTCACCCTGATTGAGCTGCTGGTGGTCATCGCGATCATCGGCGTTCTCATCGCGTTGCTCTTGCCGGCGGTCCAAAGTGCCCGAGAAGCGGCCCGCCGCGCCCAGTGCACCAACAACCTGAAGCAGATTGGTCTTGGCTTCATGAACTTCGAGAGTGCCAACGGCTTCCTGCCCCAGGGGCCTCATGACGGCCACCCTCAGGCCGTGACCTCTGATGGTGTGACCCCGAACCCTGCCGGCTACAACTATGACGAGCGGCCAGGAGTCGACACCTACGGTGGAACCACCTGCTGCAACGCGGCTCACCCGGATGGCTGGAACCACTTCTTCAAGATCACCCCGTATATTGAAATGCAGCAGGTCTACAACCTGGCGAACTTCGATGCTCCCCCGATCCACGGTGGCCGGCCGGGCGACCTGAACGGCGAGAACGACGTGGCCCGCGTCTCAATCGCCATTTACAACTGCCCGAGTCGCCGCCCGTTAGAACGCTACAACGGAACGTCTGGCTTCACCCGAAATGACTATGCTGGCAACGCGGGTTTCTTCCAGGGTGAAACCTACGAGTGCAACGGCTTCTCCGGAGCCAGCGATTCTCAGTTCGTTCCTCCCCCGCCCAACGGTCTTACGCCGATTGGTGACGAGCGAGCCACCCCGAACCAGGGAAACACCGCGCGTCGGAAAGGTGCGATCGTCTGGAGCGGCCGAGGTGCGACCCGCAAGCTGGCCGACTTCCGCGACGGTACCTCGAATTCGATCCTTGTGGCTGAGAAGAGCTTGCCCGATACCCGATGGGGCTCCGATGGCGGCGATAACGAGCGCTGGAACAACTCCGGCTGGGACGAGGACAACATCCGCTGGCACTTCCCGCCGATTCCGGACTCGCAAGCCCCGGCCCTCAATGGCTTCTGCAGCGATCCGGCCGGAGGCAACACCGGCGGCACGCTCTGGCGGCGCATGTTCGGTGCCTCGCACCCGGGCGGCATGAATGCCCTGTTGGGTGACGGTTCGGTCCGTTTCATCAAGTTCACGGTGAATCCGTCCACCTTCCGCAAGCTCTGCGTGATCGACGACGGCGAGCCGCTCAGCGCCGACGAGTTCTGACCATCACACAATTTTCTTGGGACGTTTTTAAATGCGATTGCTCACATATTTTGTTCTGATGATCGGACTTTCCGGGTGTAGCGGAGGTGAGGCGCCGATTACCGACCCCTCACAGCTTCCCCCGCTGACCGAGGAGCAGAAGCAGGAAATCCAGCAGTACGACGAAATGGTCGAAGATGAAGAGAAGACCGGCGGAGGAATGGCTCCCTGACGCAGCCGTAGTGTCTGGGCCAGGACTCTCGCAGAACGGGGATCGATCCCGAGATTGATCCCCGTTCGTTTCGTTCTCCAGGTCGTGATTAGGCGTTGAAGTTTCCCTCGACCACCACGGAGTCGCCCGCCTCGGCAATGATGGCCGGCGGGCCTCCAGTGACAAGGTTCCCCCGGATGGCCACGCCGGAGCATCGGCCGCGAAGGCGAATGGCCTCGGTCATCGAGGGTTCCGATCGTCGGTCGATCAACGTGCATCCGTGAACGAGTGTGGATCGGACATTGGTCAACTCGATCGCCCTGGCGGTGGGGTCGAGCACTTGACAATGACCAAGCGTGATCGCTTCCGAGTCGCTCACCGAGATCGCCGCGCCCCGGTCGGGTCGACCGACGCGAACTCCTTCGAGGATCAGGCCGGTGAGATTGATCGCCGAGGATCGGCGGATGACAATGCCGTCGAGGAAGGACCCTCGGTAGTCGGGATTGTGGTCGATCGTGTTCGATGCGAGGCTGATGATGCGACATGCGTCGATGTCAATCGAGTGCCGCTCGGCCGAGGCGAACGAGTTTCCAGAGACGGTGACGGCCCGGCAGTGTCGGAGCCAGAGGTTTCGTTCCTGGCTCTGAAGGATGTTGCCGACGATCGTCCAGAGGCCGGCCCCGGCCGAATCGTCGCGCTCGGGGCCTTCGATGCGAACGTTCGAGCCGTTGGGGCTCGGCTTGGCCTGGATCGTGTTCGAGGCGATCGTCCCCTCGCGGACGGTTCCTTCTCGGGAGTCGATCCAGACGTCAGCCGAATCCGGGCTGTTGTCCTGGTCGTCGTGGTTGTACTCGATGTCGTTGCCGGTGATCTGAAGGTTCCGGATCTCGCTCCGGGCGATCTTGATGCCCGCGTGGCGGTGGTAGCTGATGTGGCTGCCGACGATGATCGCCTGGTGCAGGTTCACCCCGTCGAAGGAGACGCCGATCGCCTTCGGGCCCCGGCCGTGGTAGATGTGGCAGGCGTCGATCAGGACGTTGCGGTTCCGATTCGTCAGATGCACTCCGATGAGACATTGACGGATCAAGACGGCGTGAAGCGTCGCCTCCATCGTGCCCGTCAGCTCAAGGCCGACGGCCCCGTCGTGCTCGCCGGCGATCTCGATCCCGGAGACGATCGGCAGGCGCTCTCGGGTGGAGACGGAGTCGGTGAGCGACCCCGGATCGGCGGTGCCCCGATGGGTGCCGACGATCCGGAACGCCGGACCCGCCGCGGTCATGACGATCCGGGCGGTGCCGTCGCCCCGGATGGCGACGGGGCCGTGGGCGTCGAGCGGGACCTCGATGGTCCCCGAGATTCGGTAGGTTCCTCGGTCGAAGACGAGCGAGCCGTCCCCGGCCTCGACGGCGTGGCGAAGGGCCTCGGTGTCGTCGGATTGGCCGTCGCCGACGGCGCCATAATCGCGGACGGATGCCATGAGCACGTGGCTCCTGTCGAGTGGAACGGTCCAGTGATCAGTCGTTCGTGACGCGACCGAGGCCGAACTGGTCGCCGTTGCGGATCGGCTCGTCCCCTTGCCAGTGGATCTCGACGACCTTCTCGCTCATGACCGGGTTGCCGTGCTCGTCGGCCAGGGTGGCGATGATCTGCCTCGAAGGGACGTCGATGACGTCGCCGGTCGAGGGCCAGGCGATCGAGCCGTCGAGGCTGAAGGTGATCCAGCCGGGCTCGTCGCGGACGGCGATGCTCTCGCGTTGGGTGGGGGGCATGGTCGTGTTGTCGAAGATGTGGAGGCGCTGGTTGTAGGCGTCGACGACCCAGACCTCCGACTCGTCCGGCGTCAGGCCGACGCCGTGACTCGGGCAGCCGTGGCGCTTGACCGGGCCGCGGTTGAAGCCCCGGACCTCGACGCGGGCGAGCTTCTCGCCGGTGGTAATGTCGCCGATCTCGAAACCGAGCAGCTCGTTCACATTGACATAGCATCGTGTTTGCGATCCGTTGACCGTGAACGGGCGAATCGAGTGGGAGAAGGGGCCGACGGTCCTGGCGATGGTATGAGTCGAGGTGTCGGCGACGGTCAGCTCGTTCGATCGTAATCCGGCGAGGTAGGCGAAGCGGCCGTCCAGTCCATACACGGTATTGTGAGCGCCGGAATCGGGAACGATTCTGGCGATTACGTCACCGGAGATCGCATCGACGACGTGCCAGTGGGCCTTCTCGAACGAGGGGAGATAGAGCGTCTTGCCATCGGGGGAAAGAGACATGCGGTCGCATCCCCCTTCGTAGGGAATCTCCCAGAGAAGCTGTTCGGTCTTCAGGTCAAGGCATTGGAGGGTGGTGATAGTGCTGATGTAAAGACGATTGGTGATGGCACTGGCACAGATCCCCTTGACATTGATGGGGACGCCTTCGGGGTTGAGGCCGCCGGTCGGTATGCGTTTGAGGAGGCGGTGACCGTTATCGATGTCAAAGACGAGCAGGCCGTGGCCGCCGTATTCAAGATAGTTGCGAATGCCGGGTACGGCGACGTAAAGCAGGCGTCGGATGGGCTCGTCGGCGGGATCATCGGCGAGCGCCGGTCGGGCGGGCACGACCGCAATCAGAGCGAGGACGAGCAAGACAAGGGTGCGGCGGGTCGGGAGCATGGGCCCCTCCTCCTGAAGTCGGCCGATCGATCAGTCGTCGAGGGCAAACACGCACGAACACGAACGGGAGACCGCCGAAGACGGGGGCGGTCCCAATGACATAAGGTCAGGCTACAAGGCCGGATTGGTGGGAGCAACGCCCCGACACCCCGGAAGTGGCCTTGTCGATTGAAGGAAGCCGTGTATCCTCCGAGCGATCGTTCGCCCTGCCGAGGATGCCCCGAGGGGATGGTCCCCGGTCGGGCCTCGCCCTGGACCTTGCTGGGGAGTCATGGAAGATGCTCACGAAGATTCGTCCGATTGCTGTCCGAACCGTGATCGGCTCGATGGGAATGGCCGCCGGGATGGCCCTGCTGCTGACTGGCTGCGGGTCGGGTTCTGAGAACGGGGCGACGCCGGTCGCATCAGCCCCGGTCGAGACTGAGTCTGCCCCGAATCCGGAGGCCTCGACCGCCCGCCGCGCCAACCCGGAAACGCTCCCTCCGCTCGATGACCCGAACATGCCCGCGCCGTTCTTCTTCGACGATTCGGTGACTCCTTCTCGCTTCGATTCCTCTGCTTCGGTTGAAGCCCTGACTCCCCCCGCATTGCCTGAATTGCCGCAGTTGCCCCCGCCCAGCGAGCTGGCCCCGAAGGCTCGGGCCGAGGCGGAGCAGGTGATTGACGGGGTGGTCGGTGGGGTGCGTCAGGCGGTTGGCGCGATGGCGACCGGCGCGGCCAACGAGTTGCGTGGCGAGGTCAATCAGACCGTCGGCGAGATCCGATCAGAGGTCGAGCTCACAATTGATGAGGTCAAGGGCGAAGCCCGTCAGGCGGCTGATGAGCTGCGCGGCGAGGTCGAGTCGACCCTTGGCGTGGTCAAGGGGCAGGTCAATCAGAAGGTGGAAGGTGCCCGCCAGGGGGTCCGTCAGGTGGTCGGCGGTGTCCGGGAGCAAGTGACCGGCGAGGCCCAGCGTGCCCGGGAAGGTCTGCGGCAGTCAGCCCAAGAACTGACGGGTCAATTGCTCAATGATTTGGTCGGCCCGGCCCCCGCCCCGGCTCCCCAGCCTCAGCAGCCGTGATCCGCGATGCGGTGGAACGTCGCTTGCCCGGGAATCGAGGCCGGGCAGGGCGATGCGATGAAGATCGGGGAGCCCTCACCCCGTCCCTCTCCCCAGCGTGGGGAGAGGGAGCAAGACACACAACCCTCGCCCCTGCTTGCGGGGGAGACGGTGGCCAAGCCGGGTAAGGGGGCTGTCGGTCAAGACGAAGAGTCCGGCATCTGGGTCTGAGACCTCTCTCCCTGCGGGCGTGGCGAGAGAGAGCCAGATAGGTCATCTGTGCCTTCGATCGCACCGGGGAGGGTTGCCGAAGGATGGGCGATGGGATGCCGCGATGATCGCACATGTCACCACTCAAGCGGCCTGAGGGTTCATGAGGGGGGGCCGACTCGCCGTCGATTCGCCGGACACGCTCTGTATTCGGTATGATTGCTGCGGTGGACTTTGACCGATCCTCGACCGTTCCGCCTCGGAAGGGGCTCGATCTCCAAGGAGTCTGAATCCGTGTCACAAACGCCCCAGAGCCCCCGCCCTCGGTGGAGGCGTCGTCTGCGATGGATCGCGGTGGTTGGATTGG
This genomic interval from Tautonia rosea contains the following:
- a CDS encoding DUF1559 family PulG-like putative transporter, which encodes MRCLHRRSPQRDAFTLIELLVVIAIIGVLIALLLPAVQSAREAARRAQCTNNLKQIGLGFMNFESANGFLPQGPHDGHPQAVTSDGVTPNPAGYNYDERPGVDTYGGTTCCNAAHPDGWNHFFKITPYIEMQQVYNLANFDAPPIHGGRPGDLNGENDVARVSIAIYNCPSRRPLERYNGTSGFTRNDYAGNAGFFQGETYECNGFSGASDSQFVPPPPNGLTPIGDERATPNQGNTARRKGAIVWSGRGATRKLADFRDGTSNSILVAEKSLPDTRWGSDGGDNERWNNSGWDEDNIRWHFPPIPDSQAPALNGFCSDPAGGNTGGTLWRRMFGASHPGGMNALLGDGSVRFIKFTVNPSTFRKLCVIDDGEPLSADEF
- a CDS encoding YncE family protein, which encodes MLPTRRTLVLLVLALIAVVPARPALADDPADEPIRRLLYVAVPGIRNYLEYGGHGLLVFDIDNGHRLLKRIPTGGLNPEGVPINVKGICASAITNRLYISTITTLQCLDLKTEQLLWEIPYEGGCDRMSLSPDGKTLYLPSFEKAHWHVVDAISGDVIARIVPDSGAHNTVYGLDGRFAYLAGLRSNELTVADTSTHTIARTVGPFSHSIRPFTVNGSQTRCYVNVNELLGFEIGDITTGEKLARVEVRGFNRGPVKRHGCPSHGVGLTPDESEVWVVDAYNQRLHIFDNTTMPPTQRESIAVRDEPGWITFSLDGSIAWPSTGDVIDVPSRQIIATLADEHGNPVMSEKVVEIHWQGDEPIRNGDQFGLGRVTND
- a CDS encoding apolipoprotein A1/A4/E family protein; this translates as MLTKIRPIAVRTVIGSMGMAAGMALLLTGCGSGSENGATPVASAPVETESAPNPEASTARRANPETLPPLDDPNMPAPFFFDDSVTPSRFDSSASVEALTPPALPELPQLPPPSELAPKARAEAEQVIDGVVGGVRQAVGAMATGAANELRGEVNQTVGEIRSEVELTIDEVKGEARQAADELRGEVESTLGVVKGQVNQKVEGARQGVRQVVGGVREQVTGEAQRAREGLRQSAQELTGQLLNDLVGPAPAPAPQPQQP
- a CDS encoding M16 family metallopeptidase; the protein is MARRRTAEALPVPHGQLPVVERVLENGMRVLVLPRPSAAVVVCDLYYPVGSVDEPTGKSGLAHFVEHMLFKGTERFPKGLLDRLTFVSAGEVNAETDEDCTHYWFRFPRDRWELALELEADRMRGALFDPSEIESERHVIQEERARELDSPSGRLDEQFLLHCYHDHPYRNPILGWPEDLAAISIDDLRSFYDQHYRPDGAVLVLAGDLKPDRVFDAVLRCFGSIPAGRLIRPNVPEVQSSQVDRRRFELVEPDAIARGLIGWHTVPRGHADAPALGVLADLLTCGRRSRLWDTLVETGQMSTYVDAMHDPAHLAGQLVVQIEAVPGVDPKRIEGVVRRELDRLTTEGPTPEELLRSRRRLEAAWRWQQDDLPGLVVGLGVTALWGRWTDWLEAHRAALAVSADDIRRVASTYLAETRETVGWALPRAGRSTLAMLPSPPPMTPASPPIASPAADRCSCPISELPLAVAAGSAPTLPNYRPRSRFLDNGLRIITERHPGAGVVALELFIDADSTREAVPGAAYLTGRLLEEGTARHSAEQLAEAVEDVGAVLDAGSTGASLQIRAEDLALGVEVLADLVRRPTFPDDAVDWARRRTIAELRGDRDDPAFRADLIFRGLVYGDHPYARDPRGTPRQLSALTRADVLAHHRQFFAPDNAVMVVVGDYDPRALRTLLARHFGDWTPTGIPAASVPFPVRSHRPRLRRVDHPGEQVHLMIGHLGVQRCHPDFETLAVLDHIFGSGPGFTDRLNATLRDDLGLAYHVSGGMTDSADRAPGLFRVYVGTGPAEADLATAAVLDQIRALHTGAFSDDEVAQAIHYLRGSWVFDYQSVNQRSERLVDLAYYGLPLDTPIRLPARLARITPDAVRRAARSHIDPTALTRVEYGPIRGRGRSDRSECA
- a CDS encoding right-handed parallel beta-helix repeat-containing protein, which encodes MASVRDYGAVGDGQSDDTEALRHAVEAGDGSLVFDRGTYRISGTIEVPLDAHGPVAIRGDGTARIVMTAAGPAFRIVGTHRGTADPGSLTDSVSTRERLPIVSGIEIAGEHDGAVGLELTGTMEATLHAVLIRQCLIGVHLTNRNRNVLIDACHIYHGRGPKAIGVSFDGVNLHQAIIVGSHISYHRHAGIKIARSEIRNLQITGNDIEYNHDDQDNSPDSADVWIDSREGTVREGTIASNTIQAKPSPNGSNVRIEGPERDDSAGAGLWTIVGNILQSQERNLWLRHCRAVTVSGNSFASAERHSIDIDACRIISLASNTIDHNPDYRGSFLDGIVIRRSSAINLTGLILEGVRVGRPDRGAAISVSDSEAITLGHCQVLDPTARAIELTNVRSTLVHGCTLIDRRSEPSMTEAIRLRGRCSGVAIRGNLVTGGPPAIIAEAGDSVVVEGNFNA